A window of Lepidochelys kempii isolate rLepKem1 chromosome 1, rLepKem1.hap2, whole genome shotgun sequence contains these coding sequences:
- the VAMP1 gene encoding vesicle-associated membrane protein 1 isoform X9, which yields MSDPALQSAPGAPEGGALGGGPPGPPPNMSSNLRLQQSQAQMEEVVSIMSVNVEKVLDRDIRLTEMDGKAEALEAGASVFKTSAGKLKRKYWWKNCKMMIMLGVICAIVMVAIVLYFCT from the exons AT GTCTGATCCAGCTCTGCAATCTGCTCCTGGGGCCCCAGAAGGGGGTGCTCTTGGTGGGGGTCCCCCTGGGCCTCCCCCCAACATGAGTAGTAACCTTCGGCTGCAGCAGTCCCAGGCCCAGATGGAGGAG GTGGTGAGCATAATGAGTGTGAATGTGGAGAAAGTGCTGGATCGAGACATCAGGCTGACCGAGATGGATGGCAAGGCAGAGGCACTTGAGGCTGGTGCCTCAGTGTTTAAAACTAGTGCAGGAAAGCTAAAGAGGAAGTACTGGTGGAAGAACTGTAAG ATGATGATCATGCTTGGAGTGATCTGTGCCATTGTGATGGTGGCGATTGTAC TTTACTTTTGTACTTGA
- the VAMP1 gene encoding vesicle-associated membrane protein 1 isoform X6, with protein sequence MSDPALQSAPGAPEGGALGGGPPGPPPNMSSNLRLQQSQAQMEEVVSIMSVNVEKVLDRDIRLTEMDGKAEALEAGASVFKTSAGKLKRKYWWKNCKMMIMLGVICAIVMVAIVRKYHMESEWRVREPPTLGKCHLLPFG encoded by the exons AT GTCTGATCCAGCTCTGCAATCTGCTCCTGGGGCCCCAGAAGGGGGTGCTCTTGGTGGGGGTCCCCCTGGGCCTCCCCCCAACATGAGTAGTAACCTTCGGCTGCAGCAGTCCCAGGCCCAGATGGAGGAG GTGGTGAGCATAATGAGTGTGAATGTGGAGAAAGTGCTGGATCGAGACATCAGGCTGACCGAGATGGATGGCAAGGCAGAGGCACTTGAGGCTGGTGCCTCAGTGTTTAAAACTAGTGCAGGAAAGCTAAAGAGGAAGTACTGGTGGAAGAACTGTAAG ATGATGATCATGCTTGGAGTGATCTGTGCCATTGTGATGGTGGCGATTGTACGTAAGTACCATATGGAATCTGAATGGAGGGTCAGGGAGCCCCCAACTCTTGGAAAATGCCACCTTCTCCCTTTTGGTTAA
- the VAMP1 gene encoding vesicle-associated membrane protein 1 isoform X11, whose product MSDPALQSAPGAPEGGALGGGPPGPPPNMSSNLRLQQSQAQMEEVVSIMSVNVEKVLDRDIRLTEMDGKAEALEAGASVFKTSAGKLKRKYWWKNCKMMIMLGVICAIVMVAIVHH is encoded by the exons AT GTCTGATCCAGCTCTGCAATCTGCTCCTGGGGCCCCAGAAGGGGGTGCTCTTGGTGGGGGTCCCCCTGGGCCTCCCCCCAACATGAGTAGTAACCTTCGGCTGCAGCAGTCCCAGGCCCAGATGGAGGAG GTGGTGAGCATAATGAGTGTGAATGTGGAGAAAGTGCTGGATCGAGACATCAGGCTGACCGAGATGGATGGCAAGGCAGAGGCACTTGAGGCTGGTGCCTCAGTGTTTAAAACTAGTGCAGGAAAGCTAAAGAGGAAGTACTGGTGGAAGAACTGTAAG ATGATGATCATGCTTGGAGTGATCTGTGCCATTGTGATGGTGGCGATTGTAC
- the VAMP1 gene encoding vesicle-associated membrane protein 1 isoform X10: MSDPALQSAPGAPEGGALGGGPPGPPPNMSSNLRLQQSQAQMEEVVSIMSVNVEKVLDRDIRLTEMDGKAEALEAGASVFKTSAGKLKRKYWWKNCKMMIMLGVICAIVMVAIVRQK, from the exons AT GTCTGATCCAGCTCTGCAATCTGCTCCTGGGGCCCCAGAAGGGGGTGCTCTTGGTGGGGGTCCCCCTGGGCCTCCCCCCAACATGAGTAGTAACCTTCGGCTGCAGCAGTCCCAGGCCCAGATGGAGGAG GTGGTGAGCATAATGAGTGTGAATGTGGAGAAAGTGCTGGATCGAGACATCAGGCTGACCGAGATGGATGGCAAGGCAGAGGCACTTGAGGCTGGTGCCTCAGTGTTTAAAACTAGTGCAGGAAAGCTAAAGAGGAAGTACTGGTGGAAGAACTGTAAG ATGATGATCATGCTTGGAGTGATCTGTGCCATTGTGATGGTGGCGATTGTAC